A portion of the Fulvia fulva chromosome 1, complete sequence genome contains these proteins:
- a CDS encoding Multidrug transporter: MNVEDVDIVNAERDSDPVRFRSYDPSNDISARYEEMRPRHQSAARPGAAGPEAVEEAEEREASVSSRSSLDNDGNTIPSTRRPSNATSAAHRLSTRRESEIGHYLDRHPTAIQRITEHRLQHIQTVGSRKPYQAEDFELPSFGGNKPFPPPLPDREEYVVEFDGHEDLRHAQNWPTKKKLIISAILIFDSLAATLASSIFSPASTYVGAEFQIGREVVTLATSLFVLGRS, translated from the exons ATGAACGTCGAGGATGTGGATATTGTCAACGCAGAGCGAGATTCTGATCCAGTGCGCTTCCGAAGCTATGACCCCTCCAACGACATCAGTGCCAGATATGAGGAGATGCGCCCCAGACATCAATCAGCAGCACGGCCGGGCGCTGCAGGACCAGAAGCAGTAGAAGAAGCAGAGGAGAGAGAAGCTTCCGTCTCGTCAAGGTCATCACTCGACAATGACGGCAACACAATCCCGTCTACACGCCGTCCATCCAATGCCACGTCAGCGGCGCACAGGCTGTCTACAAGAAGAGAAAGCGAGATTGGGCATTACCTGGACCGTCATCCCACAGCGATCCAACGAATCACCGAGCATCGCCTGCAGCACATCCAGACCGTGGGAAGCAGGAAGCCCTATCAAGCGGAGGATTTTGAGTTGCCATCTTTTGGAGGCAACAAGCCATTTCCCCCACCTCTCCCCGACAGAGAAGAATACGTTGTCGAGTTTGACG GCCACGAAGATCTCCGTCATGCCCAGAACTGGCCGACAAAGAAGAAGCTCATCATCTCAGCTATTCTAATCTTCGACTCGCTCGCCGCGACTCTTGCATCGTCAATCTTCTCGCCTGCGAGTACCTACGTTGGCGCAGAATTTCAGATAGGTCGCGAGGTGGTCACTTTGGCGACATCGTTGTTCGTCTTGGGTAGGTCATAA
- a CDS encoding TATA element modulatory factor, translating to MSGPKKAAAGWGSVFSSAITNLESRLDNILADESELAAKQRLKAEKQATGSRSRANSGRLAAPPSNASGPRSRDASRTRVNDRLAERLAKATAQKAPSRVATPVTDADSVRTSGEVQRSADIARPASDIELAGRNEDQQGGSAAVEAVPSLDVAERPATSEDVALATSSLPINPARISTESTRASVEHDRKQQPTARSSSDLPNGDSSVAKSAAELQADIERMQSDHAAVEFQRQEEMNVYMERIDALQAKLTYLANETVAAAKEANASARAGTLEEQIAEKDQRIALLMEEGGKLSKNEMKHLQTIKKLRSKSTDDERRNAELKKKLERAEKAEVELKAKLRRAETTERQANEKTRQIAAIERQIEELRVDRENAADLVRSLTTQLKEAKDRAAKAESSSKSSEADKNKIAELQNELEDAQIEKRLAEDRATSEIKKMKDDAQRQVERFSVTELELKNEISGLESRLEAMRSRAEEASSSGGATDGESSVKLMRQIETLQKQYALAKGNWETIEGSLNARVAALEKERDDVAKRESELRKKVRDTSNKARKAEDELESTFDSLKTVEQELSSQQAQLVTLQSRLEEAQANHSDTKADFDKQRKLWEAEFAQRLEEEKLRWRREMLGSSANAMNSPRTESLAAFTRKGSGTDITSRKALSRLTSHELVTLHTDQRPVSRRSSAVPPPGSARAVAPPSEPSPSISRRESTLSFDTHNMPPTPSIEIGDRISEDGAHSASPQRTIYDIVSTSTAGPGAGPSVQLVERMSSLVRKLESEKASFKDELSRLSAQRDDARNEVVELMREVQAKRTGETKVADLEQEINTLKARYDASLEMLGEKEEEVEELREDVDELKRIYKDLAEQKFSTGK from the coding sequence ATGAGTGGCCCGAAGAAGGCCGCCGCGGGGTGGGGCTCCGTCTTCTCCAGCGCCATCACGAACCTCGAGTCCCGGCTGGACAACATCCTCGCAGACGAGAGCGAGCTTGCTGCCAAACAGCGCCTCAAGGCTGAGAAGCAGGCCACGGGAAGCAGATCGCGCGCAAACTCTGGCCGACTCGCAGCTCCACCGTCCAACGCATCTGGCCCGCGCTCTAGAGATGCCTCGAGGACACGCGTCAACGATCGACTGGCAGAGAGGCTGGCAAAGGCGACAGCCCAGAAAGCTCCTTCCAGAGTCGCGACCCCTGTGACCGATGCGGACAGTGTCAGGACCAGCGGAGAGGTCCAGCGCTCAGCAGACATTGCCAGACCAGCATCCGATATCGAGTTGGCTGGGCGAAACGAAGACCAGCAAGGCGGATCCGCTGCCGTGGAAGCTGTCCCATCACTCGATGTTGCTGAGCGACCTGCAACGAGTGAAGATGTTGCCCTGGCTACTTCGTCTCTTCCCATCAACCCGGCCAGAATTTCCACAGAAAGCACCCGCGCCTCTGTCGAGCACGATAGGAAACAGCAACCTACCGCAAGATCCTCGTCAGATCTGCCCAATGGCGACAGCAGCGTTGCCAAAAGTGCAGCCGAACTACAGGCGGACATAGAAAGAATGCAGTCCGATCATGCTGCTGTCGAATTTCAGCGACAAGAAGAGATGAATGTCTACATGGAACGTATCGATGCGCTCCAGGCGAAACTCACGTACTTGGCCAACGAGACTGTGGCTGCCGCGAAAGAGGCCAACGCTTCTGCAAGAGCTGGGACGCTAGAAGAGCAGATCGCCGAAAAGGACCAGCGCATAGCTTTGTTGATGGAGGAAGGCGGGAAGCTCAGCAAGAACGAGATGAAGCACTTGCAAACCATTAAGAAGTTGCGGAGCAAATCCACTGATGACGAGAGGCGCAATGCCGAGCTGAAGAAGAAGCTTGAACGTGCTGAGAAAGCAGAGGTTGAGTTGAAGGCTAAGCTACGTAGAGCTGAAACGACCGAGCGACAAGCGAACGAGAAGACCAGGCAGATTGCGGCGATCGAGAGACAGATCGAGGAGCTCAGAGTGGACCGCGAGAACGCTGCGGATTTGGTTCGAAGCCTGACGACACAGCTTAAGGAAGCGAAAGATCGAGCTGCGAAAGCGGAGAGCAGCAGCAAGTCTTCAGAAGCGGATAAAAACAAAATTGCCGAATTGCAGAATGAGCTCGAAGATGCTCAGATCGAGAAGAGGTTGGCTGAAGACAGAGCAACATCGGAGATCAAGAAAATGAAAGACGACGCTCAGCGGCAGGTGGAGCGCTTTAGCGTCACAGAACTCGAGCTCAAGAACGAAATTTCTGGACTGGAGTCGAGGCTCGAGGCGATGAGAAGCCGAGCTGAAGAAGCAAGCAGTTCTGGAGGGGCCACAGATGGAGAGAGCAGTGTCAAGCTGATGCGTCAAATCGAAACCCTTCAGAAACAGTATGCGCTTGCCAAAGGAAATTGGGAGACCATTGAAGGATCTCTCAACGCTAGGGTCGCAGCTCTCGAGAAGGAGCGTGACGACGTGGCTAAGCGAGAGAGCGAGCTGCGaaagaaagtaagagataCATCGAACAAGGCTCGCAAGGCTGAAGATGAGCTGGAGAGCACCTTCGACAGTCTGAAGACGGTGGAGCAGGAGCTTTCCAGCCAACAAGCTCAGCTTGTGACACTGCAATCACGGCTCGAAGAAGCACAGGCGAACCACAGCGACACAAAGGCAGACTTCGACAAGCAGCGGAAGCTGTGGGAGGCGGAGTTCGCACAACGCTTAGAGGAAGAGAAGCTCAGATGGCGAAGAGAAATGCTAGGCTCTAGTGCCAATGCGATGAACTCACCTCGCACGGAATCACTGGCAGCTTTTACCCGCAAAGGCTCAGGCACGGACATCACAAGTCGCAAAGCCCTATCACGCCTGACTTCCCATGAGCTAGTAACATTGCACACTGACCAGAGGCCAGTCAGTCGCCGCAGCTCTGCGGTGCCGCCGCCTGGATCTGCTCGTGCCGTCGCACCGCCCAGCGAACCATCACCATCGATCAGCAGGAGAGAATCGACCTTGTCCTTCGACACGCACAACATGCCGCCCACGCCGTCGATCGAGATTGGTGATCGTATCAGTGAGGATGGTGCCCACTCCGCCTCGCCTCAAAGGACCATCTACGATATCGTCAGCACTTCGACTGCGGGTCCTGGTGCTGGTCCATCGGTTCAGCTCGTAGAACGGATGTCCTCACTGGTTCGCAAGCTCGAGTCCGAGAAGGCGTCATTCAAAGACGAATTGTCAAGACTAAGTGCACAGCGAGACGATGCGAGGAATGAAGTCGTTGAGCTGATGCGTGAAGTCCAAGCGAAGCGCACTGGCGAAACAAAGGTTGCAGACCTGGAGCAAGAGATCAACACGTTGAAAGCACGGTACGATGCCAGTCTGGAGATGTTGGGTgaaaaggaagaggaggtGGAGGAGCTGAGAGAGGACGTGGATGAGCTGAAAAGAATATACAAGGACTTGGCTGAGCAGAAGTTTAGTACAGGCAAGTAG
- a CDS encoding Methyltransferase ucsB, which produces MMRPCCTARSKPIAILAHLSSITARHQQFKPVNMARLDEHTGDDWGEMAKVYKKLTVGTSAKPIRVILDRLNALVPFSEASGIFDDGTGPGPIISRIIEEYGPTLPKSCTLTATDFAPGMVEQVKNVQQEELQKDPASPWNRVSVSVLDAMDLKGIPDDSQSHLTAGWVFFMTPDPQKCLTESRRVLKPGGVLGCSSWKGNQWMDIMKLVSVIRPDKTLPELPKEWTSAPAMKVELEKAGFRDVNSEDVQVEMSFDRYEPFLDLLTTKMPMMINLVKDFSQGEMERLRQLMLEKTKEMAPSEPGILYGAALVATGRK; this is translated from the exons ATGATGAGACCCTGCTGTACAGCTCGAAGCAAACCCATTGCTATCCTAGCTCATCTCTCTTCCATCACTGCGAGACACCAACAATTCAAGCCAGTCAACATGGCAAGACTGGATGAACACACCGGCGATGACTGGGGCGAGATGGCGAAGGTCTACAAGAAGCTGACTGTCGGGACAAGCGCGAAACCAATTCGCGTCATCCTAGATCGACTAAATGCGCTCGTGCCCTTCTCAGAGGCAAGTGGGATTTTCGACGATGGCACTGGTCCAGGTCCCATCATCTCACGCATTATTGAAGAATACGGCCCTACACTACCCAAATCCTGCACCCTCACGGCCACAGACTTTGCGCCAGGCATGGTGGAACAAGTCAAGAATGTCCAGCAGGAAGAATTACAAAAGGATCCAGCATCACCCTGGAACCGAGTTTCGGTCTCGGTGCTTGACGCCATGGATCTGAAAGGCATCCCAGACGACAGTCAATCTCATTTGACGGCTGGGTGGGTCTTCTTCATGACACCAGACCCTCAG AAGTGCTTGACTGAAAGTCGGCGCGTCCTCAAGCCCGGAGGCGTGCTTGGGTGTTCGTCATGGAAAGGCAACCAGTGGATGGACATCATGAAACTGGTCTCTGTCATCCGACCTGACAAGACACTCCCGGAACTGCCGAAAGAGTGGACGAGTGCGCCCGCAATGAAGGTTGAGCTCGAGAAGGCTGGGTTCAGGGATGTGAATTCGGAGGATGTTCAGGTCGAGATGTCGTTCGATCGCTATGAGCCGTTCTTGGACCTGCTCACGACGAAGATGCCGATGATGATCAACCTCGTGAAGGATTTCTCGCAAGGTGAGATGGAGCGGCTGAGGCAGCTTATGCTGGAAAAGACGAAGGAGATGGCACCAAGCGAACCTGGGATATTATATGGCGCTGCACTGGTGGCAACAGGAAGAAAGTAG